The Miscanthus floridulus cultivar M001 chromosome 7, ASM1932011v1, whole genome shotgun sequence genome includes a region encoding these proteins:
- the LOC136462414 gene encoding leucoanthocyanidin dioxygenase-like, which yields MVSPSPLLQLPARVEALSGLSAIPLEYVRPADERAGLGDAFDLARTHANDHTAPQIPVVDISPFLDATSSQQQRDACVEAVRAAAADWGVMHIAGHGIPAELMDRLRAAGAVFFALPIQDKEAYANDPAAGRLQGYGSRLATNTSGQREWEDYLFHLVQPDGLADHALWPVHPPDYVPATRDFGRRTRELTSTLLTILSMGLLGPDHGDALEKALITHSQAEAGDEHEQKQQDLDLLLQFKINYYPRCPQPELAIGVEAHTDVSALSFILHNGVPGLQVLHRGRWVTARDEPGTIIVHVGDALEILSNGRYTSVLHRGLVNREAVRISWVVFAEPPPDAVVLRPLPELVTADQPARFTPCTFKEHLDSKLFKKKQKEQQKAKEEEDGNGVHHHDEPLPQTQTN from the coding sequence ATGGTGtcgccgtcgccgctgctgcAGCTGCCGGCGCGCGTGGAGGCTCTGAGCGGCCTCTCCGCCATCCCGCTCGAGTACGTCCGCCCCGCCGACGAGCGAGCCGGCCTCGGGGACGCCTTCGACCTGGCGCGCACCCATGCCAACGACCACACCGCGCCGCAGATCCCCGTCGTCGACATCTCCCCCTTCCTGGACGccaccagcagccagcagcagcgGGACGCGTGCGTGGAGGccgtgcgcgccgccgccgccgactggGGCGTCATGCACATCGCCGGCCACGGCATCCCCGCCGAGCTCATGGACCGCCTCCGCGCCGCCGGAGCCGTCTTCTTCGCCCTCCCCATCCAGGACAAGGAGGCCTACGCCAACGACCCCGCCGCCGGCCGCCTGCAGGGCTACGGTAGCCGCCTCGCCACCAACACCTCCGGGCAGCGCGAGTGGGAGGACTACCTCTTCCACCTGGTGCAACCCGACGGGCTCGCCGACCACGCGCTCTGGCCCGTGCACCCGCCCGACTACGTCCCCGCCACCCGCGACTTCGGCCGCCGAACACGGGAGCTGACCTCCACGCTGCTCACCATCCTCTCCATGGGGCTCCTCGGCCCAGACCACGGCGACGCGCTAGAAAAGGCGCTCATCACCCACTCCCAGGCAGAGGCAGGAGACGAACATGAACAGAAGCAGCAGGACCTCGACCTCCTCCTGCAGTTCAAGATCaactactacccgaggtgcccacAGCCGGAGCTGGCCATCGGCGTCGAGGCCCACACGGACGTCAGCGCCCTCTCCTTCATCCTCCACAACGGCGTGCCGGGGCTGCAGGTGCTCCACAGAGGCCGCTGGGTCACGGCGCGCGACGAGCCGGGCACCATCATCGTGCACGTGGGCGACGCCCTGGAGATCCTCAGCAACGGCCGCTACACCAGCGTCCTCCACCGCGGCCTCGTCAACCGGGAGGCCGTGCGCATCTCCTGGGTCGTCTTCGCCGAGCCGCCACCGGACGCCGTGGTGCTGCGCCCGCTGCCGGAGCTCGTCACGGCAGACCAGCCCGCGAGGTTCACGCCGTGCACATTCAAGGAGCACCTGGATAGCAAGCTTTTCAAGAAGAAACAGAAGGAGCAGCAGAAAgcaaaggaggaggaggatggcaatggtgtccaccaccacgaCGAGCCGCTGCCTCAGACTCAGACCAACTGA
- the LOC136462415 gene encoding uncharacterized protein, translating to MGDGDAASGMGRRCPKHPSEPPFTGFCSACLLDRLHATNLIGVVVASPSRPPPPRPPSLPFHQDPEEEFPASCSTGTTGEPPAVGRRIGAGRTTLLRLFQQEDQGEEREQGTGTGTDGAASTSGADAQDPPPHLQRKRSLRHSCSEWIACCDAAAANHSSCLPSRQSLDASSSTTSAAAAAAAAAGVALAPTNPHPNNAAASAGSNCVAMVERRTGSLRWNQLWPIKGFLAKPAGHLLNRSFSESSRSRYALHPGGAAIARSSSSQSQGIRLNGSHSASSAGNGMDSSEISLPGDSVGHAHVHHCRPRLKDRLHWLRRSRSVHYFSPPTSTVDAGLTPFRSRSSSTRSTTAHKNHRRFPAGFFATQRYQR from the coding sequence ATGGGCGATGGCGATGCTGCGTCGGGGATGGGGAGGAGGTGCCCCAAGCATCCGTCGGAGCCGCCCTTCACCGGCTTCTGCTCCGCCTGCCTCCTCGACAGGCTCCACGCTACCAATCTAATTGGTGTGGTTGTGGCCTCCCcttcccggccgccgccgcctcgtccgCCTTCGCTTCCCTTCCACCAGGACCCGGAGGAGGAGTTCCCTGCTTCTTGTTCCACAGGGACAACAGGGGAACCGCCAGCGGTGGGGAGAAGGATAGGGGCAGGGAGAACCACGCTCCTTCGCCTCTTCCAGCAAGAGGACCAAGGAGAGGAGCGTGAGcagggcaccggcaccggcaccgacgGCGCCGCCTCCACCAGTGGCGCCGACGCCCAAGATCCGCCGCCTCACCTCCAGCGCAAGCGCTCTCTTCGTCACTCCTGCAGCGAATGGATCGCCTGCTGTGATGCCGCCGCCGCCAACCATTCCTCCTGCCTACCGTCCCGTCAGTCCCTGgacgcctcctcctccaccacctctgccgcagctgctgctgctgctgctgctggtgtggCGCTGGCGCCTACTAATCCACACCCAAACAACGCCGCTGCTTCTGCGGGAAGCAATTGCGTTGCCATGGTCGAGAGGAGGACGGGGAGCCTGAGGTGGAACCAACTGTGGCCAATCAAGGGCTTCCTCGCCAAGCCCGCAGGACATCTGCTCAACAGGTCCTTCTCCGAGTCCTCCAGGTCAAGGTACGCTCTCCACCCTGGGGGCGCCGCCATTGCAAGATCCTCTTCGTCCCAGTCGCAAGGTATCCGACTCAACGGCAGCCACTCCGCGTCTTCCGCTGGGAATGGTATGGACTCTTCTGAGATATCACTCCCCGGTGATTCTGTTGGACATGCACATGTCCACCATTGCCGGCCTCGCCTCAAGGACAGGCTCCACTGGCTCCGCCGCAGCCGCAGCGTTCACTATTTTTCACCTCCTACCAGCACTGTGGATGCTGGTCTTACTCCTTTCAGAAGCAGAAGCAGCAGCACCAGGAGCACCACCGCACACAAGAACCACCGAAGGTTTCCTGCTGGCTTCTTTGCTACACAAAGATATCAACGCTGA
- the LOC136464969 gene encoding transcriptional regulator SUPERMAN-like, whose translation MDERESRKKQLQQGTSSREQQAAASSWSYSSCSFTWPPRSYPCSFCKREFRSAQALGGHMNVHRRDRARLRHGSPPALPPLPPPPPPPPARAPPAMMMMIPNLNYPPPQYHRHRPSSSSSKKLLDRDGDSKRPSSMELELGVGAVCSNCNTAAATSTTPTAHAPAGGAPEDADGDLDLELRLGVSSSSFHHTHVYGRPVHDM comes from the coding sequence ATGGATGAGAGGGAGAGCAGGAAGAAGCAGCTGCAGCAGGGCACATCAAGCAGagagcagcaggcagcagcatcGTCATGGAGCTACAGCAGCTGCAGCTTCACTTGGCCACCGCGATCCTACCCCTGCAGCTTCTGCAAGAGGGAGTTCAGGTCCGCGCAGGCACTCGGGGGCCACATGAATGTCCACAGGAGGGACAGGGCAAGGCTCAGGCACGGCTCACCTCctgctcttcctcctcttcctcctcctccaccaccaccaccggccagGGCACCGccggcgatgatgatgatgattcccaACCTGAACTATCCACCGCCACAGTACCATCGCCATcgccccagcagcagcagcagcaagaagcTTCTTGATCGTGATGGTGACAGTAAGCGCCCGTCGTCCATGGAGCTGGAGCTGGGGGTTGGAGCGGTGTGCAGCAACTGCAACACTGCTGCAGCCACTTCTACTACCCCTACTGCGCATGCTCCAGCAGGTGGTGCCCCGGAGGATGCTGACGGCGATCTCGACCTTGAGCTCAGGCTGGGTGTCTCTTCTTCATCCTTCCATCACACACACGTATACGGCCGGCCGGTGCATGATATGTAA